One Sodalinema gerasimenkoae IPPAS B-353 DNA segment encodes these proteins:
- a CDS encoding calcium-binding protein: protein MDVQLNFSDVVDLAAIGTRYAGQGLTFSGNAIGLRSRNEGGRGNFTQPANPTLMTYTGDEAIQVGILETLPAIVSAQLTLRYTSPHLDHAIQVLDSNGVVIESFVLPKTSINFAVGGEFDSFETITFEFNGDGRSLQIGSFANQLGIDEFALNVTFAEPEPEPEPEPEPEPEPEPEPEPEPEPEPEPEPEPEPEPEPEPEPEPEPEPEPEPEPEPEPEPEPEPEPEPEPEPEPEPEPEPEPDNPIAENDTVTPDTIVGTPNDDTLTYGEVDRILVNPQELLDNDSDPQSEILTLFGVSEAVNGAVSLEDDEIIFVPDEGFFSGNVGEFQYTIINESEGTATATVTVLNAPPQVIDGRGGNNTLLLNEPVVVDLSRAADQTLDDTITILNFNNVFGSPGNDTLSGNQNSNLLIGNEGDDYLVGVAGNNTLIGGDGTNTIQGGDDDDLIIASPEDFVSGGNGIDTWLIESDNNLSVFMPDDVEVLITGKGDNLITGSPEQDSLISTGGQNTMKGGGNDGNFFSGGPGADLIFGGVGPDSIVFNDPNEGIDTLVDFDVDDLILISADGFGGGLTPGPVSQEQFVFDFSASTDEHRFILQLESDGGLLFYDPDGDGPEPQIPLAFLDNPAVTSFFNEDNIIIF, encoded by the coding sequence ATGGATGTTCAACTTAACTTTTCAGATGTTGTGGATTTGGCCGCGATCGGGACTCGGTATGCCGGTCAGGGGTTGACATTCTCGGGAAATGCGATCGGCCTGCGCAGTCGTAATGAGGGGGGACGGGGTAACTTCACTCAGCCGGCCAACCCAACCCTGATGACCTATACCGGAGATGAGGCCATCCAAGTTGGGATTTTGGAGACGCTTCCGGCGATCGTCTCAGCACAACTAACGCTGCGTTATACATCTCCCCATCTTGACCATGCTATTCAAGTTTTGGATAGCAATGGAGTGGTTATTGAGAGTTTTGTTTTACCTAAAACTTCGATTAACTTTGCCGTTGGCGGTGAGTTTGATAGCTTCGAGACGATTACCTTTGAGTTTAATGGTGATGGGCGATCGCTCCAAATTGGCAGTTTTGCAAATCAGTTAGGAATTGATGAGTTTGCTCTCAATGTAACCTTTGCCGAACCCGAACCTGAGCCAGAGCCGGAACCCGAACCCGAACCCGAACCTGAGCCAGAGCCGGAACCCGAACCCGAACCTGAACCTGAGCCAGAGCCGGAACCCGAACCCGAACCTGAACCTGAGCCGGAACCAGAGCCGGAACCCGAACCTGAGCCGGAACCTGAACCTGAGCCGGAACCCGAACCTGAGCCGGAACCCGAACCCGAACCCGAGCCGGAACCTGAACCCGAGCCGGAACCCGAACCTGAGCCGGACAATCCGATCGCAGAAAACGACACCGTTACCCCTGACACCATCGTAGGAACACCTAATGATGACACCCTGACCTATGGTGAAGTTGATAGGATTTTAGTTAACCCGCAGGAGTTATTAGACAATGACAGCGACCCTCAGAGTGAGATATTAACCCTATTTGGAGTCTCTGAAGCTGTGAACGGGGCTGTATCCCTAGAAGATGATGAGATTATTTTTGTGCCAGATGAGGGATTTTTTAGTGGGAATGTCGGAGAGTTTCAATACACCATCATTAACGAAAGTGAGGGAACTGCAACGGCAACGGTAACGGTTCTCAATGCCCCACCTCAAGTGATTGATGGTCGCGGAGGAAATAATACTCTGCTTCTCAATGAGCCAGTTGTTGTCGATTTGAGCCGAGCAGCAGACCAAACCCTCGACGACACCATTACCATCCTCAACTTTAATAATGTCTTTGGTTCTCCAGGTAATGATACCCTGAGTGGCAATCAGAACTCGAACCTGCTAATCGGGAATGAAGGGGATGATTATCTGGTAGGTGTTGCCGGTAATAACACCTTGATTGGAGGAGATGGCACAAATACCATTCAGGGTGGGGATGATGATGACCTGATTATTGCTAGCCCTGAAGATTTCGTGAGTGGGGGCAATGGCATTGATACATGGCTTATTGAGAGTGACAATAATCTGTCTGTCTTCATGCCGGATGATGTGGAAGTCCTCATTACCGGTAAGGGGGATAATCTGATAACAGGAAGTCCAGAACAAGACTCTCTGATTTCAACTGGGGGACAAAATACCATGAAGGGAGGAGGGAATGACGGTAACTTCTTCTCCGGTGGTCCTGGGGCAGATCTCATCTTTGGCGGCGTTGGCCCAGATAGTATTGTCTTCAATGATCCGAATGAAGGAATAGATACCTTGGTGGACTTCGATGTCGATGATTTGATTTTGATTTCTGCCGATGGATTCGGCGGTGGACTAACTCCCGGACCGGTTTCGCAAGAGCAATTTGTCTTTGATTTTAGTGCATCAACGGATGAACATCGCTTTATCTTGCAACTAGAGTCTGATGGAGGGCTTCTCTTCTATGATCCCGATGGCGATGGTCCGGAGCCTCAGATCCCATTAGCATTTTTAGACAACCCGGCTGTTACCTCCTTTTTCAACGAAGACAACATTATTATCTTTTAA
- a CDS encoding calcium-binding protein, producing MNITLNFVDTANLSAIGSQYANQGLVFSENAIAVRSRQLGGQGNFTANGTDCTLVTYSQGEAIEVGLADTVPAMMAAELTLRYTSPHLDHRVQVLDGEGNVIDDFQLPKTPVDLQQGGRFDNLQTITFRITGEAQSFLIGSFANQLGIDEIGLNVIFPEPPLQPEPQPEPELGTEPEPEPESEPEPEPESGLEPEPAPESEPEPEPEPEPEPESEPEPESEPELESGLEPEPEPEPESGLEPESELESEPESEPEPESEPESELESEPEPEPESEPESELESEPEPEPEPEPEPEPEPEPEPEPELVNPIAEHDTVTGETLIGTAGDDTLVYGESDRLLVDTADLLANDSDPNDEAFNIIDVGEAVHGDVLYDNEEIIFIPNESFMTEGSGAFNYTIRNEQGGTAIATATVLDTLPQVLDGRGGANTLELTSEMIVDLGEADDQTPEDTLTVLNFTHVIGSSGDDSLHGNNNDNLLIGGEGDDTIIGSGGDNTLVGVDGTNVLIGGDGDDLIIAGTQDLVSGGEGVDTLLIDGNEDVVVEMPDDIEVLITGEGDDSLIGTPGSDSIISAGGNNTLDGGGGGDFFMGGPGGDVIIAADGPDTFAFQDPTDGPDTLLNQNLLPLIGFTNDDVILVSADGFGGDLTPGVLPSEQFTVGNSASAPNHRFILHKPLLGLGDDVLYYDPDGDGPEPQVPILVFRDLTLLDFSETSIMVF from the coding sequence ATGAATATCACTTTAAACTTTGTCGATACTGCTAACTTGTCTGCGATTGGCTCCCAATATGCTAATCAAGGGTTGGTTTTTTCAGAAAATGCGATCGCTGTCCGTAGCCGCCAATTGGGTGGACAGGGTAACTTTACCGCCAATGGCACGGATTGCACCCTTGTTACCTATAGCCAGGGTGAGGCAATTGAAGTTGGCTTGGCGGATACTGTTCCGGCTATGATGGCAGCAGAGTTGACCCTTCGCTATACTTCACCGCATTTGGATCACAGGGTTCAAGTTCTTGACGGGGAAGGGAACGTTATTGATGACTTTCAACTTCCGAAAACTCCTGTGGATTTGCAACAGGGGGGCAGGTTTGATAATTTACAAACCATAACATTCAGGATAACGGGCGAGGCCCAATCATTCTTAATTGGTAGTTTTGCAAATCAATTGGGAATTGATGAAATTGGGCTGAATGTCATATTTCCTGAACCTCCATTGCAGCCGGAGCCGCAACCGGAGCCAGAACTGGGGACTGAACCCGAACCTGAACCTGAGTCGGAGCCTGAACCTGAACCTGAGTCTGGATTAGAGCCTGAGCCTGCACCCGAATCGGAACCTGAACCTGAACCTGAACCTGAACCTGAACCTGAATCGGAGCCTGAACCTGAATCGGAGCCTGAACTTGAGTCTGGATTAGAACCTGAACCCGAACCCGAACCTGAGTCTGGATTAGAACCCGAATCGGAACTTGAGTCTGAACCCGAATCCGAACCCGAACCTGAGTCTGAACCCGAGTCAGAACTCGAATCTGAACCGGAGCCTGAACCTGAGTCTGAACCCGAGTCAGAACTCGAATCTGAACCGGAGCCTGAACCGGAGCCTGAACCGGAGCCTGAACCGGAGCCTGAACCGGAGCCTGAACCTGAACTGGTTAATCCGATCGCAGAACATGACACCGTAACTGGAGAGACTCTGATTGGAACGGCTGGCGATGATACGTTGGTATACGGAGAAAGCGATCGCCTCTTGGTTGATACGGCCGATCTACTAGCCAACGATAGCGATCCGAACGATGAGGCGTTCAACATCATCGACGTTGGCGAGGCGGTTCATGGGGATGTGTTGTATGACAATGAGGAGATCATCTTTATCCCCAATGAAAGCTTTATGACTGAAGGCTCTGGAGCGTTTAACTACACCATTCGTAATGAACAAGGGGGAACGGCGATCGCCACAGCAACTGTTCTCGATACCCTTCCCCAGGTATTGGATGGACGAGGCGGGGCGAATACTCTGGAACTAACGAGTGAGATGATCGTGGATTTAGGGGAGGCTGATGACCAGACTCCTGAGGATACCTTAACAGTCCTCAATTTCACTCATGTTATTGGGTCTTCTGGAGACGATAGTTTGCATGGTAATAACAACGATAATCTACTCATCGGCGGCGAGGGAGACGATACTATCATCGGAAGTGGGGGGGACAATACCCTCGTTGGTGTGGATGGAACCAATGTTCTGATTGGGGGAGATGGCGATGACCTGATTATTGCTGGCACCCAAGATCTCGTCAGTGGGGGGGAAGGTGTCGATACTCTCCTCATCGATGGCAATGAGGATGTTGTGGTGGAGATGCCTGATGATATCGAGGTCTTAATTACTGGGGAGGGCGATGACAGCCTGATTGGAACCCCAGGCTCTGACTCAATTATCTCCGCCGGAGGCAACAATACATTAGATGGAGGGGGAGGTGGTGACTTCTTTATGGGGGGACCTGGAGGTGATGTCATCATTGCGGCGGATGGCCCCGATACATTCGCGTTCCAAGATCCCACTGATGGCCCCGATACACTGCTGAATCAGAACCTGCTGCCTTTGATTGGATTTACGAACGATGATGTGATTCTGGTCTCCGCTGACGGCTTTGGTGGGGATCTCACGCCAGGTGTTCTCCCTTCTGAGCAATTCACCGTAGGAAACAGTGCCTCTGCTCCAAATCATCGCTTTATCTTGCATAAGCCACTTCTGGGTCTCGGCGATGACGTTCTTTACTATGACCCAGATGGTGATGGGCCCGAACCTCAGGTTCCCATTCTCGTTTTCCGGGATTTGACTCTCTTAGACTTTAGTGAAACATCAATTATGGTCTTTTAG
- a CDS encoding CheR family methyltransferase, with translation MNQMPQIPSETSFFRDIKVFEGLRKQIFPELLRRNYQQQQLNIWSAACSRGQEAYSLAMLLDDAFPLMVDRWTIQILASDISDEVLHQARSGVYSDLDIKRRLPKRFRDRYFHRQGNHWVICDEIRLMVQFRRIDLRQPLPPLPQMDLVFLRNLLIYFEVSQRTQLVNRLQPIFKPQGYLVLGASETLTSSIEGFRAILRDGAVFYEFCPSGDASGGDRPLL, from the coding sequence ATGAACCAGATGCCCCAAATTCCTTCTGAAACCTCCTTTTTTCGGGATATTAAGGTATTTGAGGGCCTCCGTAAGCAAATTTTTCCAGAATTACTCCGTCGCAATTATCAACAACAACAGCTCAACATCTGGTCTGCGGCCTGTTCTCGGGGCCAAGAAGCCTACAGCTTAGCGATGTTGCTCGATGATGCCTTTCCTCTGATGGTAGACCGATGGACAATCCAGATTCTCGCTAGTGATATCTCTGACGAGGTTCTGCATCAGGCTCGTTCAGGAGTTTATAGTGACTTAGACATTAAACGTCGCCTGCCCAAGCGTTTTCGTGACCGTTATTTCCACCGTCAGGGCAACCATTGGGTGATCTGCGATGAAATCCGTCTCATGGTGCAGTTTCGCCGCATTGATCTGCGTCAACCCCTGCCACCTCTGCCTCAAATGGATCTGGTCTTCTTACGAAATCTCTTGATTTATTTTGAGGTTTCCCAACGAACCCAACTGGTGAACCGGCTACAGCCGATTTTCAAACCCCAGGGGTATTTGGTATTGGGAGCGAGTGAAACCTTAACTAGCTCAATCGAGGGATTTCGAGCCATTCTTAGAGATGGGGCAGTGTTTTATGAGTTCTGCCCCTCGGGGGATGCGTCTGGGGGCGATCGCCCCTTACTATAA
- a CDS encoding site-2 protease family protein, whose amino-acid sequence MNGSFRVGNLFGIPFYLNASWFLVLALVTFSYGGGLASQFPELGVVLPWILGLVAALLLFSSVLAHELGHSFVAQSQGIEVKSITLFLFGGLASLGRESKTPGESFWVAIAGPLVSLGLFGLFTAIVQTVPLSAPMAAILGLLATINLILALFNLIPGLPLDGGNILKSLVWKVTGNPYKGTVFASRVGQVIGWLAIASGVLPLFFNAGFNFWNVLIGWFLLQNAGTSAQSAQIQEKLDRLTAGDAVTPDSPVVPADLSLREFANNYVIGRRNWRKYLVTDENQQLIGALSVDAMRQIPTSDWNDVQVSELMESVDVQTVESNQSLLEVVTLLESEQITELPVIGENGTVLGLLEKNSVIRLLQKNNDGQAKPA is encoded by the coding sequence ATGAACGGCTCGTTCCGCGTCGGAAACCTTTTTGGTATTCCTTTCTATCTCAACGCATCCTGGTTTTTGGTTCTCGCGTTGGTCACCTTTAGTTATGGTGGTGGCCTCGCCAGTCAGTTTCCCGAACTCGGTGTGGTTCTGCCCTGGATTTTGGGCTTAGTGGCTGCATTGCTGCTATTTTCCTCGGTCCTCGCCCATGAACTCGGCCATAGCTTTGTCGCCCAAAGCCAAGGCATCGAGGTCAAATCTATCACCCTCTTTCTCTTTGGTGGCTTAGCCAGCTTAGGGCGAGAGTCCAAAACTCCCGGAGAATCCTTCTGGGTGGCGATCGCCGGTCCCTTAGTGAGTTTAGGCCTGTTTGGTCTGTTCACGGCGATCGTGCAAACTGTCCCCCTCTCCGCCCCCATGGCAGCGATCCTGGGACTGCTAGCCACGATTAACCTAATCCTGGCCCTGTTCAACCTGATTCCTGGACTGCCCCTCGATGGTGGTAACATCCTGAAATCCCTTGTCTGGAAAGTCACCGGTAACCCTTATAAAGGAACCGTCTTTGCCAGCCGAGTGGGACAAGTGATTGGTTGGTTGGCGATCGCCTCCGGTGTGTTGCCCCTGTTCTTCAACGCCGGGTTCAACTTCTGGAACGTCCTGATTGGCTGGTTCCTCCTGCAAAACGCCGGAACCTCCGCCCAATCGGCTCAAATCCAAGAAAAACTTGATCGCCTCACCGCTGGCGACGCTGTTACCCCTGACAGCCCCGTGGTTCCCGCTGACCTCTCCCTACGAGAGTTTGCCAACAACTACGTCATTGGTCGTCGCAACTGGCGCAAATACCTCGTCACCGACGAGAACCAACAACTCATTGGCGCCCTATCCGTCGATGCCATGCGTCAAATTCCCACCTCTGACTGGAATGATGTCCAAGTCTCCGAGTTGATGGAAAGCGTTGACGTGCAAACCGTCGAATCCAATCAATCCCTACTCGAAGTGGTCACCCTACTCGAAAGCGAGCAAATCACTGAACTGCCCGTTATTGGTGAGAACGGAACCGTTCTGGGACTGCTAGAGAAAAACTCTGTGATTCGCCTACTCCAGAAGAACAACGACGGTCAAGCGAAACCCGCTTAA
- a CDS encoding DUF2811 domain-containing protein: MNTSVSILAEIPEDLHESLKSYLDTHPDWDQDRIFAAALSLFLLQNGDSSTPEASQNYRRAARVYLETLFQNPE, from the coding sequence ATGAACACCAGCGTCAGCATTCTCGCAGAAATCCCTGAAGACCTACATGAATCCCTAAAAAGTTATCTCGATACTCATCCCGACTGGGATCAGGATCGCATCTTCGCGGCAGCGTTGTCCCTATTTCTGCTACAAAATGGCGATAGCAGCACGCCAGAAGCGTCTCAGAACTATCGCCGGGCTGCCCGGGTTTATCTCGAAACCCTGTTTCAAAATCCAGAGTAA
- a CDS encoding Na-K-Cl cotransporter, which yields MRFPWQQSSNANPPPDDDSTPGLGTFGGVFTPSILTILGVIMYLRFGWVVANVGWLGSLVIVTLATSITLLTSLSISAIATDRVVRVGGAYYMISRSLGIETGGAVGIPLYFAQAISVALYTLGFAESLSNSFPVLADYQTPIALLTTLVVAGLAIQSANLAIRAQYFIMGAIVLSLLSLALGGPIAESDIGMWNVGDRIGEPFWVVFAVFFPAVTGIMAGVNMSGDLKNPSKSIPVGTLAAVGTGYLIYMALPLFLATRADYTALTENPLVMRDIALWGDAILLGVWGATLSSALGSILGAPRVLQALARDGVLPPILRWLGQGKGETDEPRLGTFLTLGVALAAVSIGDLNLIAPVLTMFFLSTYLVLNMAAAIEGFLESPSFRPTFGVPWYFSALGAIGCLWVMLLINPIAAVVAALFVLGVYLWLERRELQTAWGDVRRGLWVELARMAILSMGDDTDTKNWRPHLLVLSGAPMRRWSLVELATALTHNRGMVTISSILPSGSRDMAQQAGLEKKIREYLEKRGVQALVRLVTAPDPFVGAERLVEAYGIGPLVPNTILLGDSEQEHLRHDYCRLITKLYQSRRSIIIFRENPEREFGKRRRIDVWWGGLQANGGLMLLLAYLLRTSNQWRGAEIFLKLVVPNEMAAQAARANIEGMADRLRIGARTQVIIAEGRPFPKILKESSATADLVCLGVAKPGEDLEGFAEYYGRLQEMASGLPTTLFVLAAEGTSFEDVLQQDAPQARR from the coding sequence GTGCGCTTTCCCTGGCAGCAATCCTCCAACGCCAACCCGCCCCCAGACGATGATTCAACTCCCGGTTTGGGAACATTTGGCGGTGTTTTTACTCCCTCGATTCTCACCATCTTGGGGGTGATCATGTATCTGCGTTTCGGTTGGGTGGTGGCCAACGTTGGTTGGCTGGGGAGTTTAGTTATCGTGACCCTGGCGACCTCTATTACTCTGCTGACAAGCCTTTCCATCTCGGCGATCGCCACGGATCGCGTTGTGCGAGTCGGGGGGGCGTACTACATGATTAGCCGCTCCCTCGGCATCGAAACAGGAGGGGCGGTTGGCATTCCCCTCTACTTCGCCCAAGCCATATCCGTGGCCCTCTACACCCTGGGGTTTGCCGAAAGTCTCAGTAATAGCTTCCCGGTTCTGGCAGACTATCAAACCCCCATTGCCCTCCTCACCACCCTAGTTGTAGCGGGGTTAGCGATTCAGTCTGCCAACTTAGCCATCCGGGCCCAATACTTCATCATGGGGGCGATCGTCCTCTCCCTCCTCTCCCTTGCCCTCGGCGGCCCCATCGCTGAAAGTGACATTGGCATGTGGAATGTCGGCGATCGCATCGGGGAACCCTTCTGGGTAGTCTTTGCCGTCTTCTTCCCCGCCGTTACCGGAATTATGGCTGGGGTCAATATGTCTGGAGACCTCAAAAACCCCTCCAAATCCATCCCTGTGGGAACCCTCGCTGCCGTCGGGACAGGCTACCTCATTTATATGGCTTTGCCCCTGTTCCTCGCCACCCGAGCCGATTATACGGCCCTGACTGAGAACCCCCTGGTGATGCGAGACATTGCCCTTTGGGGAGATGCCATTCTTCTCGGGGTTTGGGGAGCGACCTTATCGAGTGCCTTAGGGAGTATTCTCGGGGCGCCTCGGGTCTTGCAAGCCCTCGCCCGTGATGGCGTACTGCCCCCCATCCTCCGTTGGCTAGGCCAGGGTAAAGGAGAGACCGATGAACCCCGTTTAGGAACCTTCCTGACTCTGGGGGTGGCGTTGGCTGCCGTCAGTATTGGCGATTTGAACCTCATCGCTCCGGTGTTAACCATGTTCTTCCTCAGTACCTATTTGGTGTTGAACATGGCCGCCGCCATTGAAGGCTTCCTAGAAAGTCCCTCCTTTCGTCCCACCTTTGGCGTTCCCTGGTATTTCTCAGCCCTAGGGGCGATCGGCTGTCTTTGGGTGATGTTGCTGATTAACCCCATCGCCGCTGTGGTGGCGGCCCTCTTTGTTTTGGGGGTGTATCTCTGGCTAGAACGTCGGGAATTACAAACGGCTTGGGGAGATGTCCGTCGCGGTTTATGGGTGGAACTGGCACGCATGGCCATCCTCAGCATGGGGGATGACACGGACACCAAAAACTGGCGGCCTCATCTGCTGGTCTTATCCGGTGCGCCGATGCGTCGTTGGTCTCTGGTGGAATTGGCAACCGCCCTCACCCACAACCGAGGTATGGTGACCATTTCCAGTATTCTTCCGAGTGGTTCTCGGGATATGGCACAACAGGCGGGGTTAGAGAAGAAAATTCGCGAGTATCTGGAAAAACGGGGTGTTCAAGCCCTGGTACGTCTGGTGACCGCCCCAGATCCCTTTGTGGGGGCGGAACGACTGGTGGAAGCCTATGGGATTGGCCCGTTGGTTCCCAATACAATTCTCCTTGGGGATAGTGAACAGGAGCATTTACGCCATGACTATTGCCGCCTGATTACGAAACTCTATCAATCCCGCCGCAGTATTATTATCTTTCGTGAAAATCCTGAACGGGAGTTTGGTAAACGCCGCCGCATTGATGTGTGGTGGGGGGGGTTACAAGCCAATGGCGGCTTGATGTTGCTGCTGGCCTATTTGTTGCGAACCAGTAACCAATGGCGGGGAGCAGAAATCTTTTTGAAGCTCGTGGTTCCCAATGAAATGGCAGCTCAAGCAGCACGAGCCAATATTGAGGGGATGGCCGACAGGTTACGGATTGGCGCGAGAACTCAGGTGATTATTGCCGAGGGCCGTCCCTTCCCGAAAATCTTGAAGGAATCGTCAGCCACTGCCGATTTAGTCTGTTTGGGAGTCGCAAAACCGGGTGAGGATTTGGAGGGGTTTGCTGAGTATTATGGCCGCTTACAAGAGATGGCGTCAGGATTACCCACCACTCTCTTTGTTCTAGCAGCCGAAGGGACTTCGTTTGAGGATGTGTTGCAGCAAGATGCGCCTCAAGCGAGGCGTTAG
- the gyrA gene encoding DNA topoisomerase (ATP-hydrolyzing) subunit A: MTIAEERIVPTDLGNEMSRSYLEYAMSVIVGRALPDARDGLKPVHRRILYAMHELGLYHDRPFRKCARVVGEVLGKYHPHGDTAVYDALVRMAQPFSMRSPLIEGHGNFGSVDNDPPAAMRYTESRLQRFSSVSLLQDIDSDTVDFADNFDGSQQEPIVLPARIPQLLVNGSSGIAVGMATNIPPHNVGELVDGLVALIHNPELGDLDLMEYIPGPDFPTGGQILGTSTIRDAYTSGRGSITMRGVANIETLERRGAPDREAVIVTELPYQTNKAALIEKIADLVNDKKLEGISDIRDESDRDGMRIVIELKRDAYPRVVLNNLYKQTPIQNNFGANMLALVDGEPQLLSLRRFLQVFLDFRIETITRRTRYELRKAQERDHLLQGLLIALEHLDGVIRLIRQSPDSASAKTQLIQDYNLSDYQADAILQMQLRRLTALEADKIQQEHEALQETIADLEDILARRERVLEIIKAELLELKEIFATPRRTEILRDEGDLDDTDLIANEQALILVTEQGYIKRMPVNTFEAQNRATRGKSGTKMKEDDGIAHFLTCCDHDHILFFSDRGVVYSVKAYQIPTGSRTSRGIPIVQLLPIPRDEKITSVVPVSEFSDDEYLIMLTQGGNIKKTALSAFANIRANGLIAISLSEGDELRWVRLARAEDSIIIGSRLGMAIHFKADHDQLRPLGRATRGVKSMNLRDDDTLISMDVLPSSVVATLGDTDESEVDDIAETDETGDENDEATSNSEGPWVLIVTTGGYGKRVPVSQFRLQRRAGKGTISTKFKSHLKEDSVVGLIVVNEEDELMMVTMRGIIIRQAASAITPQSRSATGIRVQRLDKDDAIAAVAIVPPAAEETELDEGLSED, from the coding sequence ATGACCATTGCCGAAGAACGGATCGTTCCAACAGATTTAGGGAACGAAATGTCTCGATCCTACCTCGAATACGCCATGAGCGTCATCGTCGGTCGAGCCTTACCCGATGCCCGAGACGGACTCAAACCCGTCCACCGCCGCATTCTCTATGCCATGCACGAATTGGGACTCTACCACGATCGCCCCTTTCGTAAATGTGCTCGGGTTGTCGGGGAAGTATTAGGGAAATACCACCCCCACGGTGACACCGCCGTCTATGATGCCCTGGTGCGCATGGCCCAACCTTTTTCCATGCGATCGCCCCTGATTGAAGGCCATGGTAACTTCGGCTCCGTCGATAACGATCCCCCGGCTGCCATGCGGTACACCGAAAGCCGCCTGCAACGGTTTAGTAGCGTATCCCTGCTGCAAGACATCGACTCCGACACCGTTGACTTCGCCGACAACTTCGACGGTTCCCAACAAGAACCCATCGTTCTCCCCGCCAGAATCCCCCAACTCCTCGTCAACGGCTCCTCAGGGATTGCTGTGGGTATGGCCACCAACATTCCTCCCCATAACGTGGGAGAACTCGTAGACGGCTTAGTGGCCTTAATTCATAATCCCGAATTAGGCGATCTGGATTTAATGGAGTATATCCCCGGGCCCGACTTCCCAACTGGGGGGCAAATTCTCGGAACCAGTACCATTCGCGACGCTTACACCAGCGGACGTGGTTCCATCACCATGCGGGGTGTCGCCAACATCGAAACCTTAGAACGGCGTGGGGCCCCCGATCGCGAAGCCGTCATCGTCACCGAACTCCCCTACCAAACCAACAAAGCGGCCCTAATCGAGAAAATCGCCGACTTAGTCAACGACAAAAAACTAGAGGGAATTTCCGACATTCGCGATGAGAGCGATCGTGACGGAATGCGGATTGTCATCGAACTCAAACGAGATGCCTATCCTCGGGTGGTTCTCAACAACCTCTACAAACAAACCCCCATCCAAAACAACTTCGGGGCCAACATGCTGGCCTTAGTCGACGGCGAACCGCAACTACTGTCTCTGCGTCGTTTCCTACAAGTCTTCCTAGACTTTCGCATCGAGACGATTACCCGTCGCACCCGCTACGAACTGCGTAAAGCCCAAGAACGGGATCACCTCCTACAAGGCTTACTCATCGCCCTCGAACATCTCGATGGCGTGATTCGTCTGATTCGCCAGTCCCCCGACAGTGCCTCCGCCAAAACCCAACTCATCCAGGATTATAATCTCTCCGACTATCAAGCCGATGCCATTCTGCAAATGCAGTTGCGTCGTTTGACAGCCTTAGAAGCCGACAAAATCCAACAGGAACATGAGGCCCTGCAAGAAACCATTGCCGATTTAGAAGATATCTTAGCCCGGCGAGAGCGAGTCCTAGAAATCATCAAAGCCGAACTCCTCGAACTCAAAGAAATCTTCGCCACCCCTCGCCGCACCGAAATTCTCAGAGACGAAGGAGACCTCGACGACACCGACTTAATTGCCAACGAACAGGCCTTAATCCTGGTGACCGAACAGGGCTATATCAAACGGATGCCCGTCAACACCTTTGAAGCCCAAAACCGGGCCACTCGCGGTAAATCGGGAACCAAGATGAAAGAGGATGATGGCATCGCCCATTTCCTCACCTGTTGCGACCATGACCACATCCTCTTTTTCAGCGATCGCGGCGTTGTCTATAGCGTCAAAGCCTACCAAATCCCCACCGGTTCTAGGACTTCCCGAGGCATCCCGATTGTGCAACTGTTACCCATTCCTCGGGATGAAAAAATCACTTCCGTGGTTCCCGTCAGTGAGTTTAGCGATGATGAATATCTCATCATGCTCACTCAGGGAGGCAACATTAAGAAAACCGCCCTCTCTGCCTTTGCTAACATTCGCGCCAACGGTTTAATTGCCATTTCCTTGAGTGAGGGAGATGAACTACGTTGGGTGCGTCTAGCTCGGGCTGAAGATAGTATTATTATCGGCTCCCGCCTGGGCATGGCCATTCACTTCAAAGCCGATCACGATCAACTCCGGCCCCTGGGCCGGGCAACTCGTGGGGTGAAGTCGATGAACCTACGGGATGACGACACCCTCATTAGTATGGATGTCTTGCCCAGCAGTGTGGTGGCAACCCTAGGCGACACCGATGAGAGTGAGGTCGATGACATAGCCGAGACAGATGAGACTGGCGATGAGAACGATGAGGCCACCTCCAACAGTGAAGGGCCTTGGGTCTTAATTGTCACCACCGGAGGCTACGGAAAACGAGTCCCCGTCTCTCAGTTCCGCCTCCAACGCCGGGCCGGTAAAGGGACCATTTCCACCAAATTTAAATCTCATCTCAAAGAGGATAGTGTGGTGGGCTTAATCGTCGTCAACGAAGAGGATGAACTGATGATGGTCACCATGCGGGGAATTATCATCCGCCAAGCTGCTAGTGCCATCACCCCCCAATCTCGTTCAGCCACCGGGATTCGGGTGCAGCGACTCGACAAAGATGATGCGATCGCCGCCGTGGCCATTGTCCCCCCAGCCGCTGAGGAAACTGAGTTAGACGAAGGACTCAGCGAAGACTAG